The DNA segment AATAGGTGTTTTAAAAAGGATAGGTGATTCTATTAATAATTCCAAAGTATCAAATACATAGTATTTTAAATTACGTTTTTTAAACTCTTTTCCATCTCTATCAAGGAGATCTTCAATGTCAAAATTTTTTGTAATACTCTTTAATTCTCCCTTTGAAATTTCTTTTTCTTTGAGATTGATAAATTGGACATCAATTTTTCTATCTTTGAAAAATCTTATGGCTTTTTTTGTATCATTGCAGCTTTTAACTCCAAATATTTGTATCATAGATTGCTCCTTACATTAATATAATTAATATATTTTACTACAAAAAGACAATTAATTGCAACTAATGAAATATGAAATATAATAAAAATTTGACAGATGTATGATCTTTGTGATAATATTGTTTTAATAAATTAAAAAATGAAGGAGAAATATTTATGAAAAACATATTAAATTCGAGGAGTAGGATAATTTGTAAAAAATCTATACCTCTTTTAATATGTCAAGAAATACTGTAAATTACAATATTTTTAAATAGATATTGATTCGTTAATTAATTAACAGACTGGCATTTTGAAAAAATGTGGGTCTGTTTTTTTTGTATTCAAAAATAAGTTAAAATAAATTTAGGAGGGTAATATGAAAAACAAAATTTCAAGTTTTATGATATTTTTTATGTTAATTATT comes from the Fusobacterium sp. IOR10 genome and includes:
- a CDS encoding arsenate reductase family protein is translated as MIQIFGVKSCNDTKKAIRFFKDRKIDVQFINLKEKEISKGELKSITKNFDIEDLLDRDGKEFKKRNLKYYVFDTLELLIESPILFKTPILRKKDKVTIGYKPEIWKEWIK